The genomic segment GCCCGGGCACGCGGTGACGGCCGGTTGGCTGCCATCGTGCCACGGGGCCCGCCCCGCGCGGGGCGGGCCCTGCCTTCGGGAGCCGAGGGCACCTTCTGATCTCTCCACCGCACGGGCAGACTGGACGGATGGTTGATCAGAACGCGGTATACGCGGCGGCCGGCGACCCCACCCCCCTTCCCTCGCTGCGCTGGGACGAGCCCCCGGAGGGCCCGGTGCTGGTGCTGCTCGACCAGACCCGGCTGCCGGGTGAGGAGACCGAGCTGGTGTGCACGGATGTGCCCGCCCTGGTGGAGGCCGTCCGCACGCTCGCCGTACGGGGTGCTCCGCTGCTGGGGCTCGCGGGGGCCTACGGTGTCGCGCTGGCCGCCGTACGCGGCTACGACGTGGAGGAAGCGGCCGGCCTGCTCGCCGGAGCCCGTCCCACCGCGGTCAACCTCGGTTACGGGGTGCGCCGGGCCCTGGCCGCGTACCGGAAGGTGGCCGGTGGCGGAGGCGGACCCGAGGAGGCCGGGGCCGCGGCCCTCGCCGAGGCGCGGGAGCTGCACCGGCAGGACGCCGAGGCGAGCGCGCGGATGGCGGAGCACGGGGCGGTGCTGCTGCGCGAGCTGCTGCCGGGCGGTGGCTACCGGTTGCTCACCCACTGCAATACGGGGAGGCTGGTGTCCGGAGGTGAGGGCACGGCTCTCGCGGTGGTGCGGAAGGTGCACCGCGCGGGGGAGCTTCGGCGGCTGTGGGTGGACGAGACCCGCCCGCTGCTGCAGGGCTCGCGGCTGACCGCCTGGGAGGCGGCGCGGAGCGGCATGGCGTACACGCTGCTGCCGGACAACGCCGCCGGCTCGCTCTTCTCGGCCGGTGAGGTGGACGCCGTGCTGGTCGGTGCGGACCGGATCGCGGCGGACGGGTCGGTGGCCAACAAGATCGGCAGCTATCCGCTGGCGGTGCTGGCGCGCTACCACCATGTGCCGTTCATCGTGGTGGCGCCGAGCACCACGGTGGACCCGGAGACCCCCGACGGCGCCTCGATCGAGGTGGAGCAGCGTCCGGGGCACGAGGTGACGGAGTTCGTTCCGCCCCAAGTCCCCGGCGGCGCACGGGAAGCGGGTATGGGCATACCGTTGGCCCCGTTGGGGACTCAGGCGTACAATCCGGCCTTCGACGTCACTCCGCCGGAATTGGTGACGGCGATCGTCACCGAACACGGTGTCGTATCGCCCGTCACGGGGGACGCAATCGGGGACCTGTGCTCCAGGTCACGCCAGGTCACGATCAGCTAATGGGATGATGTCGGTATGAAGGGACGCGTTCTCGTCGTCGATGACGACACCGCACTGGCCGAGATGCTCGGCATCGTGCTGCGCGGCGAGGGTTTCGAGCCGTCGTTCGTCGCGGACGGTGACAAGGCTCTGGCCGCTTTCCGCGAGACCAAGCCCGATCTGGTGTTGCTCGATCTCATGCTGCCCGGCCGGGACGGCATCGAGGTGTGCCGGCTGATCCGGGCCGAGTCCGGGGTGCCGATCGTCATGCTGACGGCGAAGAGCGACACCGTCGACGTGGTGGTGGGCCTGGAGTCCGGCGCCGACGACTACATCGTCAAGCCGTTCAAGCCCAAGGAGCTGGTGGCGCGGATCCGTGCGCGGCTGCGGCGCTCCGAGGAGCCCGCGCCGGAGCAGCTCGCGATCGGCGATCTGGTGATCGACGTGGCGGGTCACTCGGTGAAGCGGGACGGGCAGTCGATCGCGCTGACCCCGCTGGAGTTCGATCTGCTGGTCGCGCTGGCACGCAAGCCCTGGCAGGTCTTCACCCGGGAAGTACTGCTCGAACAGGTGTGGGGCTACCGTCACGCCGCGGACACGCGGCTCGTCAATGTGCATGTGCAGCGGCTGCGCTCGAAGGTCGAGAAGGACCCGGAGCGGCCGGAGATCGTGGTGACGGTCCGTGGTGTCGGATACAAGGCGGGACCAGGCTGACATGGCCGGGCACGGTGCTGCTCCGGAGCGCAACGAGGGGCGGCCCGTCGATCCGGTGGGCAGGATCTCGCTCTACGACCGCCTCCGGCAGGGTGGCGGGCTGCTGCAGGACGGGGCGCCGGGCGGTCCCGTCAACCCGCTGCTGCGGATGGTGCTGCGCTGGGTGCGGCGGCCGCTGCTGGCGGCGCTCCGGCTCTGGCGGCGCAACATCCAGCTGCGGGTGGTCGCGAGCACGCTGCTGATGTCGCTCGGCGTGGTGCTGCTGCTCGGCGTCGTGGTGATCGGCCAGGTGCGCAACGGTCTCCAGGACGCCAAGACCAGTGCCGCGCAGTCCCAGGCGGCCGGCGGTTTCCGGGTGGCCCAGGACAAGGCGGACGCCGATGCCCGCGGGGAGCCCGGCGCCACCGCGGGCAGCCGGGTCCAGCTGAACTCCGGCGTCTGGCTGACCGACCTGGTGCAGCAGCTCGCGAGCGGGGGCCAGGGCGTCTACTCCGTGGTGGCGCTCGGCTCGGACACCGAACAGCCTTTCGTGGACGACAGCTCCGGCACCCGTGCGCCCCGGTCCTCCGGCGATGTCCAGCCCGAGGAGAGCGTGCCCCAGGCGCTGCGGGACTCCGTCGACGCCGAGCCCGGCACGTACATGCAGCACACCCGTATCCTCCGGAGTTCCGGGGCGGGGGAGCCGGGGCTCGCGATCGGCAAGCAGCTCAACGACGTCAACGGCAATCCTTACCAGCTCTACTACCTCTTCCCGTTCACACAGGAGGAGAAGTCGCTGAGCCTGGTCAAGACGACGCTGGCGACCGCGGGCGTGTTCGTCGTCGTGCTGCTCGGCGCCATCGCCTGGGTGGTGGTGCGGCAGGTCGTGACCCCGGTGCGGATGGCGGCGGGGATCTCGGAGCGGCTCGCGGCCGGCCTGCTCCAGGAACGGATGAAGGTCACCGGCGAGGACGACATCGCGCGGCTCGGTGAGTCCTTCAACAAGATGGCGCAGAACCTCCAGCACAAGATCCAGCAGCTGGAGGAGCTCTCGCGGATGCAGCGGCGCTTCGTCTCCGACGTCTCGCACGAGCTGCGCACCCCGCTGACGACCGTCCGGATGGCCGCCGAGGTCATCCATGACGTGAGGGAGGACTTCGACCCGGTGACCGCGCGCTCCGCGGAACTCCTCCGCGGCCAGGTGGACCGCTTCGAGTCGCTGCTGTCGGATCTCCTGGAGATCAGCCGGTTCGACGCCGGAGCGGCGGCCCTGGAGGCCGAGCCGATCGATCTGCGGACCGTGGTCGACCAGGTGATCGAGGGGGCCGAGCCGCTCGCCGAGAACAAGGGCAGCCGCATCGTCGTCCGCGGGGCGGAGCAGCCGGTGATCGCCGAGGCCGATCCGCGGCGGATCGAGCGGGTGCTGCGCAATCTCGTCGTCAACGCCGTGGAGCACGGTGAGGGGCGCGATGTGGTGGTGCGGCTGGCCGCCGCGGGCGGTGCCGTCGCCGTGGCCGTACGGGACTACGGCGTCGGGCTCAAGCCGGGGGAGGCGACCCGGGTCTTCAACCGCTTCTGGCGGGCGGACCCGGCCCGTGCCCGGACGACCGGCGGAACGGGACTCGGCCTGTCGATCGCCGTCGAGGACGCGCGGCTGCACGGGGGCTGGCTGCAGGCCTGGGGCGAGCCGGGCGGCGGATCCCAGTTCCGGCTGACGCTGCCGCGCACGGCCGACGGTACGCTCCGCGGCTCGCCCATCCCGCTGGAGCCGGAGGACTCCCGGCGCAACCGGGAGCAGGCGCAGGACGGCGTCCCGGCGGAGCAGGGAGCCACCCGGGCCGCGGCGCCGGGTGCGACGCCCGCGCCGCGCCCGGCACCGGCGGTGGCGGACCCGGCGGCGCTTCCGGGCAGCGGCACCCGGGTCGTGGCACGGGGCGAGGGCGGGCGGTCGACGGCCGGGCGCGGGGCCGGTACCGGCGGCCCGCGGCAGGGCAGGGCTGACGACGATCGGGAGGACGGCTCGGGTGATGTCTGACCAGCGTCGGTGGGGACGGAGGAGGCCCGGCGGCCCGGTGCGCGCAGGCGCGCTGGTCCTCTGCGGGGGGCTGCTGGCCGGGTGCGCCTCGATGCCCGACAGTGGCGGCGTGCGCCAGGTGGACGTGTCCCAGCGGGCCGACGCCGACGCACAGGTACGGGTGTTCGGGTTGCCACCGCGGAAGGGCGAGTTGCCGGCCGACATCGTGCGGGGCTTCCTCGAGGCGACGACCAGCGACGAGGCCGACTTCCGTACGGCGCGGCAGTATCTGACCAAGGAGGCATCACGGCGCTGGCGGCCCTCCTCGGTGACGACGGTGCTGGCCGACGGGCCCGTGCCCCGTATGGATCCCCGGGCCGTCGACCGGCAGGACGACTCCGCCGTGGCGGTCCTCAGCGGCGATCAGATCGCCTCGGTCGACCAGGACCAGGCGTACCGGCCGGCGGAGGCCGAGTACGAGACGCGGGTGCGGCTGGCGAAGGTGGGCGGCGAGTGGCGGATCGACCAGCCGCCGGAAGGGCTCGTACTCGGTCGCTCCGACTTCGAACGGATCTACCGTCCCGTCAACAAGTACTACTTCGCGGTGCCCGGCTCCCAGGAGGACAGCGGGACCGGTGGGGACGTGCTGGTCGCCGATCCCGTGTATCTGCGGAAGCGCATAGGAAAGCGCGAGGATTTCGTCACCTCGACCGTCAAGGCGCTGCTGAAGGGGCCCAGCAGCTGGCTCGACCCGGTGGTCGAGTCGAAGTTCCCCGCGGGGACGCGGCTGGCCGACGAGACACTCTCACTGGACGACTCCAACGGGCTGAGGGTCCGGCTCAATGACCGCGGCGCGCGGGTGGGCCCGGTGCAGTGCAACCAGATGGCCGCGCAGCTCCTCTTCGCCGTGCAGGACCTGGCATCGGCCCAGGTCAGGCAGGTGGATCTGGTCGATCCGAAGGGTGCGCGGCTGTGTGTGGTCAACCGCGGCCAGGCGGATGCGTACGCCCCGGCGGGGTTGCGGGAGCCGTCCGAACGCCAGTACTTCCTGGATGCCCGCGGGCGGCTGGCGAGCCTGCCGCCCGGTGGTGAGGTGCCTTCGCTGGTCGCCGGTCCCTTCGGTGACGGGCAGGTGGCGTTGCGGTCGGTGGCGGTCGCCCGCAGCGAACGGCTGGCGGCCGGTGTCTCGCAGGACGGGCGCTCG from the Streptomyces xinghaiensis S187 genome contains:
- the mtrA gene encoding two-component system response regulator MtrA; this translates as MKGRVLVVDDDTALAEMLGIVLRGEGFEPSFVADGDKALAAFRETKPDLVLLDLMLPGRDGIEVCRLIRAESGVPIVMLTAKSDTVDVVVGLESGADDYIVKPFKPKELVARIRARLRRSEEPAPEQLAIGDLVIDVAGHSVKRDGQSIALTPLEFDLLVALARKPWQVFTREVLLEQVWGYRHAADTRLVNVHVQRLRSKVEKDPERPEIVVTVRGVGYKAGPG
- the mtnA gene encoding S-methyl-5-thioribose-1-phosphate isomerase, with translation MVDQNAVYAAAGDPTPLPSLRWDEPPEGPVLVLLDQTRLPGEETELVCTDVPALVEAVRTLAVRGAPLLGLAGAYGVALAAVRGYDVEEAAGLLAGARPTAVNLGYGVRRALAAYRKVAGGGGGPEEAGAAALAEARELHRQDAEASARMAEHGAVLLRELLPGGGYRLLTHCNTGRLVSGGEGTALAVVRKVHRAGELRRLWVDETRPLLQGSRLTAWEAARSGMAYTLLPDNAAGSLFSAGEVDAVLVGADRIAADGSVANKIGSYPLAVLARYHHVPFIVVAPSTTVDPETPDGASIEVEQRPGHEVTEFVPPQVPGGAREAGMGIPLAPLGTQAYNPAFDVTPPELVTAIVTEHGVVSPVTGDAIGDLCSRSRQVTIS
- the mtrB gene encoding MtrAB system histidine kinase MtrB, translating into MAGHGAAPERNEGRPVDPVGRISLYDRLRQGGGLLQDGAPGGPVNPLLRMVLRWVRRPLLAALRLWRRNIQLRVVASTLLMSLGVVLLLGVVVIGQVRNGLQDAKTSAAQSQAAGGFRVAQDKADADARGEPGATAGSRVQLNSGVWLTDLVQQLASGGQGVYSVVALGSDTEQPFVDDSSGTRAPRSSGDVQPEESVPQALRDSVDAEPGTYMQHTRILRSSGAGEPGLAIGKQLNDVNGNPYQLYYLFPFTQEEKSLSLVKTTLATAGVFVVVLLGAIAWVVVRQVVTPVRMAAGISERLAAGLLQERMKVTGEDDIARLGESFNKMAQNLQHKIQQLEELSRMQRRFVSDVSHELRTPLTTVRMAAEVIHDVREDFDPVTARSAELLRGQVDRFESLLSDLLEISRFDAGAAALEAEPIDLRTVVDQVIEGAEPLAENKGSRIVVRGAEQPVIAEADPRRIERVLRNLVVNAVEHGEGRDVVVRLAAAGGAVAVAVRDYGVGLKPGEATRVFNRFWRADPARARTTGGTGLGLSIAVEDARLHGGWLQAWGEPGGGSQFRLTLPRTADGTLRGSPIPLEPEDSRRNREQAQDGVPAEQGATRAAAPGATPAPRPAPAVADPAALPGSGTRVVARGEGGRSTAGRGAGTGGPRQGRADDDREDGSGDV
- a CDS encoding LpqB family beta-propeller domain-containing protein; the encoded protein is MRAGALVLCGGLLAGCASMPDSGGVRQVDVSQRADADAQVRVFGLPPRKGELPADIVRGFLEATTSDEADFRTARQYLTKEASRRWRPSSVTTVLADGPVPRMDPRAVDRQDDSAVAVLSGDQIASVDQDQAYRPAEAEYETRVRLAKVGGEWRIDQPPEGLVLGRSDFERIYRPVNKYYFAVPGSQEDSGTGGDVLVADPVYLRKRIGKREDFVTSTVKALLKGPSSWLDPVVESKFPAGTRLADETLSLDDSNGLRVRLNDRGARVGPVQCNQMAAQLLFAVQDLASAQVRQVDLVDPKGARLCVVNRGQADAYAPAGLREPSERQYFLDARGRLASLPPGGEVPSLVAGPFGDGQVALRSVAVARSERLAAGVSQDGRSLYMAPIETGAEPGEVLLRSRAGRAEDGLSRPSWDGSGNLWIADRDPESPRLLYLARGAEEPREIVVPSLGDGRIEGLRVASDGVRIALVVKRGERTSLELGRIERTGGGPGTPPLSVNDLRPVTPRLEHVESASWAGVSRLVVVGRASGVQQLQYVRTDGSAVNTPPLPGANGVTAVAASEDEDKPLLADSEDGIVRLPPMGANWQLVTEKGSEPVYPG